TTATTACTGTAGCTAATACGGCTGTGCCAACTGTTTCAACTATTGTTTCAACAGGTGCCACCCCTCGTTTCGTCGATATAGTTCCAGAAACTTATCTCATGGATACTTCTAAATTAGAAAAGGCAATTACTGAAAAAACAAGGTGTATTTTACCTGTTCATCTCTACGGTCAATGTGTTAATATGGATGAAATAAAACAAATAGCAAATAAATATGGATTAAAAATTGTGGAAGATTGTGCCCAGAGTCATGGGGCAAGCTTCAAGGGAAAAAAAGCAGGTTCTATGTCTGACCTTGCCGCTTTTTCATTTTATCCAACAAAAATTCTTGGTGGTTATGGAGATAGTGGAATGATTCTAACAAATAATAAAAATTTATATGAAAGATTGCTAAGAATCCGCTTTTATGGAATGGAAAAAACATATTATTCATTAGAACATGGTTATAATTCCAGACTTGACGAACTTCATGCCGCTATACTTTTAACTAAATTAACGCACCTTGATGAGTACATCTTAAGAAGAAAATTTCTCGCCAGTCAATATGACCAATCTCTGGCACAGACAAATCTTATTTTACCTGAAACAGCACCAGGAAATGAACATACCTACTATTTATATGTCTGTCGTCATCCATCGCGAGACCAGATTATTGAGGAATTGAAAAAAAGAGA
This sequence is a window from bacterium. Protein-coding genes within it:
- a CDS encoding DegT/DnrJ/EryC1/StrS family aminotransferase; translation: MSIKVWNYLKEYENEKKEIYFAIQRVLESGFLILGENVKRFETEFARYCGVEFGIGVNSGTDALFLALKSLDIGSGDEVITVANTAVPTVSTIVSTGATPRFVDIVPETYLMDTSKLEKAITEKTRCILPVHLYGQCVNMDEIKQIANKYGLKIVEDCAQSHGASFKGKKAGSMSDLAAFSFYPTKILGGYGDSGMILTNNKNLYERLLRIRFYGMEKTYYSLEHGYNSRLDELHAAILLTKLTHLDEYILRRKFLASQYDQSLAQTNLILPETAPGNEHTYYLYVCRHPSRDQIIEELKKREIFVNISYPWPIHTMTAYKYLGYKEGDLPYTEQVAKEIFSLPLYPTLTDEEQKIIVTALYEILAGM